The Staphylococcus sp. KG4-3 genome has a window encoding:
- a CDS encoding aspartate-semialdehyde dehydrogenase codes for MTRLAIAGATGLVGRKMLETIDRKEIPFDELVLFSSARSAGQQVEFQGQTYTVRELTEDAAKESFDYVLMSAGGSTSEHFSPIFEEAGAIVIDNSSQWRMTEGIDLIVPEVNEPKLDRKIIANPNCSTIQSVVPLKPLQETYGLKRVAYTTYQAVSGSGVKGKADLAEGANGKAPEAYPHPIYNNVLPHIDSFLEDGYTKEEQKMIDETRKILNADDLKVTATCVRVPVQDSHSVHMSVTLEKEATVEAIQALFENDDRVVLVDNPQNNEYPLAIHSTNKDEIFVGRIRRDDSLDNTFHVWCTSDNLLKGAALNAVQILEQVMSLKGVK; via the coding sequence ATGACAAGATTAGCAATTGCAGGTGCAACTGGTTTAGTAGGAAGAAAAATGTTAGAAACTATTGATAGAAAAGAGATTCCTTTTGATGAATTGGTGCTGTTTTCATCAGCACGTTCAGCTGGCCAACAAGTAGAATTCCAAGGTCAAACGTATACAGTTAGAGAGTTAACTGAAGATGCGGCTAAAGAATCATTTGATTATGTATTGATGAGCGCAGGTGGTAGTACTAGTGAGCATTTCTCACCTATCTTTGAAGAAGCAGGTGCTATTGTTATTGATAACTCCAGCCAATGGAGAATGACTGAAGGTATCGATTTAATCGTACCAGAAGTGAATGAACCTAAATTGGATAGAAAGATTATTGCGAATCCTAACTGCTCTACGATTCAATCAGTTGTGCCACTTAAACCATTACAAGAAACTTATGGTTTGAAACGCGTAGCATACACAACTTATCAAGCAGTATCTGGATCTGGAGTTAAAGGTAAGGCAGATTTAGCAGAAGGTGCAAATGGCAAAGCGCCTGAAGCTTACCCACATCCAATTTATAATAATGTGTTGCCACATATAGATAGTTTCCTAGAAGACGGGTATACAAAAGAAGAACAAAAAATGATTGATGAAACACGTAAAATCTTAAATGCGGATGATTTAAAAGTTACAGCGACATGTGTTCGTGTACCAGTACAAGATAGTCACAGCGTTCACATGAGTGTAACATTAGAAAAAGAAGCGACAGTTGAAGCAATACAAGCATTATTTGAAAATGATGATCGTGTTGTACTTGTAGATAATCCACAGAATAATGAATATCCATTAGCGATACACTCTACTAATAAAGATGAAATTTTTGTAGGACGTATTCGACGTGATGATAGTTTAGATAATACATTCCACGTTTGGTGTACTTCTGATAACTTATTGAAAGGTGCAGCATTAAATGCAGTACAAATTCTTGAACAAGTGATGAGCTTGAAAGGAGTTAAATAA
- the dapA gene encoding 4-hydroxy-tetrahydrodipicolinate synthase, translating into MGHIFEGVGVALATPFTHNEVDYEAIRRHVDYLIENDTKSIVVNGTTAENPTLTDDEKDQILESVINHVDGRVPVIAGTGTNNTQKSIQASVRARELGADAIMLITPYYNKTNQRGLIAHFTTIADAVKLPVVLYNVPSRTNMTIEAETVETLSQNEYIVALKDATNDFDYLDDLKQRLNLDDFALYSGNDDNVVEYFNKDGHGVISVVANVIPKSFQALYDAKQNGENIEMQFQPIQTLLDALSVDVNPIPVKVLTAVEGFGNYEVRLPLVPLEDSERETLEQAYENFKAGEKA; encoded by the coding sequence ATGGGACACATTTTTGAAGGTGTTGGTGTAGCTTTAGCAACGCCATTCACACACAATGAAGTTGACTATGAAGCCATTAGAAGACACGTTGATTATTTAATAGAGAACGATACGAAATCTATTGTAGTCAATGGTACTACTGCAGAAAACCCTACACTTACTGATGATGAGAAAGATCAAATATTAGAAAGTGTCATTAATCATGTAGATGGTCGAGTACCGGTAATTGCAGGGACAGGTACTAACAATACCCAAAAATCTATTCAAGCCTCAGTACGTGCTAGAGAATTAGGTGCAGATGCAATCATGTTGATTACGCCCTACTATAATAAAACGAACCAACGTGGTTTAATTGCACATTTTACGACAATTGCTGATGCAGTTAAATTACCAGTCGTTTTATATAATGTTCCTTCTCGCACGAATATGACAATTGAAGCTGAAACTGTCGAAACTTTAAGTCAAAATGAATATATCGTCGCACTAAAAGATGCAACAAATGATTTTGATTATTTAGACGATTTAAAACAACGCCTTAACCTAGATGACTTTGCATTATATAGTGGGAATGACGATAATGTGGTTGAATATTTTAATAAAGATGGTCACGGTGTGATTTCAGTTGTTGCAAATGTGATTCCGAAATCATTCCAAGCGCTATACGACGCTAAACAAAATGGGGAAAATATTGAAATGCAATTTCAACCAATTCAAACATTGCTTGATGCCCTATCAGTAGATGTAAACCCTATTCCAGTAAAAGTATTAACAGCAGTGGAAGGATTTGGAAATTATGAAGTCCGTTTACCATTAGTTCCACTTGAAGACAGTGAACGTGAAACATTAGAACAAGCTTATGAAAATTTTAAAGCAGGTGAAAAAGCATGA